One Candidatus Devosia phytovorans genomic window carries:
- the yacG gene encoding DNA gyrase inhibitor YacG, with protein sequence MSTRKCPICGRATVEEWKPFCSKRCADVDLNRWLSDSYVIPARDDEPRDDGDITSNGDDEN encoded by the coding sequence ATGTCGACACGCAAATGCCCCATCTGCGGTCGCGCGACGGTGGAAGAGTGGAAGCCCTTCTGCTCGAAACGCTGCGCCGACGTCGACCTCAACCGCTGGCTGAGCGACAGCTACGTCATTCCGGCAAGGGATGATGAGCCGCGCGATGACGGGGATATCACGTCAAACGGCGACGACGAGAACTAG
- a CDS encoding Maf-like protein — MASRPDLILASASPRRLALLNQIGIEPEHLVPAHVDETPEKGELPRKLATRLADLKALTAQHKARSAGFGQGALVLAADTVVAVGRRILPKAETMEEASECLRLLSGRSHRVYTALTVLTPSGAKRQRLVEARLRFKRLSTREMEAYLASAEWRDKAGGYAIQGIAGAFVVKLSGSYTGVVGLPLMETAQVLAGEGYPVHFNWLNQSSGI; from the coding sequence ATGGCCAGTCGTCCGGATCTGATCCTGGCCTCCGCCTCGCCGCGCCGGCTTGCGCTGCTCAACCAGATCGGCATCGAGCCCGAACATCTGGTTCCGGCCCATGTCGATGAGACGCCCGAAAAGGGTGAACTCCCGCGCAAGCTCGCGACCCGCCTCGCCGATCTCAAGGCGCTGACAGCCCAGCACAAGGCCCGTTCCGCCGGCTTTGGCCAGGGTGCGCTGGTGCTTGCCGCCGATACGGTCGTGGCCGTCGGCCGCCGCATCCTGCCCAAGGCCGAGACCATGGAAGAGGCCAGCGAATGCCTGCGCCTGCTCTCGGGTCGTTCGCATCGCGTCTATACCGCGCTGACCGTGCTCACGCCCTCGGGTGCCAAGCGTCAACGCCTGGTGGAAGCCCGCCTGCGGTTCAAGCGTCTCTCTACCCGCGAAATGGAAGCCTATCTGGCGAGTGCCGAATGGCGCGACAAGGCCGGCGGCTATGCCATCCAGGGCATTGCCGGTGCCTTTGTGGTCAAACTCTCCGGCTCCTATACCGGCGTCGTCGGCCTGCCGCTGATGGAGACCGCCCAGGTTCTCGCCGGCGAGGGCTATCCGGTGCATTTCAACTGGCTCAACCAGTCTTCGGGCATCTGA
- the infA gene encoding translation initiation factor IF-1 — translation MAKEEVLEFPGVVTELLPNATFRVKLENEHEIIAHTAGRMRKNRIRVLAGDKVLCEMTPYDLTKGRITYRFK, via the coding sequence ATGGCGAAGGAAGAAGTGCTCGAATTTCCGGGCGTGGTGACTGAATTGCTCCCCAATGCGACGTTCCGCGTCAAGTTGGAAAACGAGCACGAGATCATTGCCCATACGGCAGGCCGCATGCGCAAGAACCGCATCCGCGTTCTGGCTGGCGACAAGGTCCTGTGCGAAATGACGCCCTATGACCTGACCAAGGGTCGTATCACCTACCGCTTCAAGTAG
- the hisD gene encoding histidinol dehydrogenase: protein MVLRLDSADSDFAPLFQQLLDGKRESSKDVNDVVAGIIADVRQRGDAAVLELTNRFDRTNYASAADLRITEDEIDEAAARVTPEVRSALQTAHDRIKAHHQKQKPEDHIYTDALGVTLGTRWTPVDAVGLYVPGGLASYPSSVLMNAVPARVAGVARIAMVVPTPDGQIAAAILLAAKIAGITEIYRIGGAQAVAALAYGTKSIAPVDKITGPGNAYVAAAKRQVFGKVGIDMIAGPSEVLVLADGSANPAWVAADLIAQAEHGAGARSILVTTEKGLGDAVAGEVDRQIATLPNPAHAREGWDELSAIITVPSLSEGVELSNRIASEHVELAVDDPQSILPSIRHAGAIFLGHHTPEAIGDYVGGSNHVLPTAGTARFASGLGVLDFVKRTSILGCDPTSLAALSQAAVTLAEVEGLDGHGRSVSIRLNH from the coding sequence ATGGTCCTCCGCCTCGACAGCGCCGACAGTGATTTCGCCCCGCTCTTCCAGCAATTGCTCGATGGCAAGCGCGAATCCAGCAAGGACGTCAACGATGTCGTTGCCGGCATCATTGCCGATGTCCGTCAGCGCGGCGATGCGGCCGTGCTGGAGCTGACCAACCGCTTCGATCGCACAAACTATGCCAGCGCCGCCGACCTGCGCATCACCGAAGACGAGATCGACGAGGCCGCCGCCCGCGTCACCCCGGAAGTCCGCTCGGCCCTGCAAACCGCGCATGATCGCATCAAGGCGCATCACCAAAAGCAGAAGCCGGAAGATCATATCTATACCGATGCGCTGGGTGTGACCCTTGGCACCCGCTGGACCCCGGTCGATGCCGTCGGGCTCTATGTTCCCGGTGGCCTTGCCTCCTATCCGTCCTCGGTGCTGATGAATGCCGTCCCGGCCAGGGTGGCCGGCGTCGCGCGCATCGCCATGGTCGTGCCGACGCCCGATGGCCAGATTGCAGCCGCCATCCTGCTCGCCGCCAAGATCGCCGGCATTACCGAAATCTACCGCATCGGCGGCGCCCAGGCCGTCGCCGCGCTCGCCTATGGCACCAAGAGCATCGCTCCTGTCGACAAGATCACCGGCCCCGGCAATGCCTATGTCGCGGCCGCCAAGCGCCAGGTCTTCGGCAAGGTCGGCATCGACATGATCGCCGGTCCTTCCGAAGTCCTCGTCCTCGCCGATGGCTCCGCCAATCCGGCCTGGGTTGCCGCCGATCTCATCGCCCAGGCGGAACACGGGGCAGGGGCCCGCTCCATTCTCGTCACCACCGAAAAGGGCCTGGGCGATGCCGTGGCCGGTGAGGTGGATCGCCAGATAGCGACGCTCCCCAATCCTGCCCATGCCCGCGAAGGCTGGGACGAGCTCAGCGCCATCATCACCGTGCCCTCGCTCAGCGAAGGCGTGGAACTGTCCAATCGCATTGCCTCCGAACATGTCGAGCTGGCCGTGGACGATCCGCAGTCCATCCTGCCGTCGATCCGCCATGCCGGCGCGATCTTCCTTGGCCACCACACGCCCGAAGCCATTGGCGACTATGTCGGCGGCTCCAACCACGTCCTGCCCACCGCCGGCACGGCCCGCTTCGCCTCGGGCCTCGGTGTGCTCGATTTCGTCAAGCGCACCTCGATCCTGGGCTGCGATCCGACCTCGCTCGCCGCGCTCAGCCAGGCAGCGGTCACACTGGCCGAAGTCGAAGGTCTCGACGGCCATGGCCGTTCGGTTTCGATAAGGCTCAACCATTGA
- a CDS encoding DUF2948 family protein: MTDLKLIALDAEDLEVLSAHVQDAVVRVPDMGYARGDRRFALLMNRFDWTSGQGRRDKGLRKRAALHFDGVQSVATNGFDPAAPEGVLNLLAITFTPIDGPAGIVELSFAGGGTVRLGVECLEARLADLGAAWAATAKPAHALD; this comes from the coding sequence ATGACCGATCTCAAGCTCATCGCGCTTGATGCCGAAGACCTCGAAGTCCTTTCCGCCCATGTGCAGGACGCCGTCGTGCGTGTCCCCGACATGGGCTATGCCCGCGGTGATCGCCGCTTTGCGCTGTTGATGAACCGCTTTGACTGGACCTCGGGGCAGGGGCGTCGCGACAAGGGCCTGCGCAAGCGCGCGGCGCTGCATTTCGATGGCGTGCAGTCCGTTGCCACCAATGGCTTTGATCCCGCCGCCCCCGAGGGCGTGCTCAATCTGCTTGCCATCACCTTCACCCCGATCGACGGCCCGGCCGGCATCGTCGAACTCAGCTTTGCCGGCGGTGGCACGGTGCGCCTGGGCGTTGAATGCCTCGAGGCGCGCCTCGCCGATCTGGGCGCTGCCTGGGCCGCAACGGCCAAGCCGGCCCACGCCCTAGACTAG
- the murA gene encoding UDP-N-acetylglucosamine 1-carboxyvinyltransferase, whose product MDRIRLIGGNALNGEITISGAKNAALPLMIASLLTDEPLVLQNVPRLADVKQLERILENHGVDIAVHGRRRGEEEGVGQRMTFHAADIVDTTAPYELVSKMRASFWVIGPLLARCHEARVSLPGGCAIGTRPVDLFLYGLKELGAEIDIDDGYVVAKAPKGGLVGAHIKFPKVSVGATHTLLMAAALARGTTILENAAQEPEITNVAECLVAMGAKITGIGTRTLTVEGVEKLHGATVDVIPDRIETGTFAMAAAMTGGNVLLKGARPEHLQSALDILGQTGVSLTTEANGLRVQRNGNGIAPVDVDTDPFPGFPTDLQAQFMALMTMSEGTSHIRETIFENRYMHVAELARFGAEISVDGQLATIHGKSQLKGAQVMATDLRASVSLVIAGLAAKGETVVNRIYHLDRGFERLEEKLGRCGAEIERLAG is encoded by the coding sequence TTGGACCGTATCCGTTTGATCGGTGGCAATGCGCTCAATGGTGAAATCACCATTTCGGGTGCCAAGAATGCCGCTCTCCCCTTGATGATCGCTTCGCTGCTCACCGACGAGCCGCTGGTGCTGCAGAATGTGCCGCGCCTCGCCGACGTCAAGCAGCTCGAACGCATCCTCGAAAACCACGGTGTCGATATCGCCGTGCACGGCCGCCGCCGTGGCGAGGAAGAAGGCGTCGGCCAGCGCATGACCTTCCATGCCGCCGATATCGTCGACACCACCGCGCCCTATGAACTGGTCTCCAAGATGCGCGCCAGCTTCTGGGTCATCGGCCCGCTGCTCGCCCGCTGCCACGAGGCCCGCGTCTCGCTCCCCGGCGGCTGCGCCATCGGCACGCGCCCCGTGGATCTCTTCCTCTATGGCCTCAAGGAACTGGGGGCCGAGATCGACATCGACGACGGCTATGTCGTCGCCAAGGCGCCCAAGGGCGGCCTCGTCGGCGCCCATATCAAGTTCCCGAAAGTGTCGGTCGGCGCCACCCACACATTGCTGATGGCCGCTGCGCTCGCCCGTGGCACCACCATTCTGGAAAATGCCGCCCAGGAACCCGAAATCACCAATGTCGCCGAATGCCTCGTCGCCATGGGTGCAAAAATCACCGGCATCGGCACGCGCACCCTCACCGTCGAGGGCGTGGAAAAGCTGCATGGCGCCACCGTCGATGTCATCCCCGACCGTATCGAGACCGGCACCTTCGCCATGGCCGCCGCCATGACCGGCGGCAATGTCCTGCTCAAGGGCGCGCGGCCGGAACACCTGCAGTCGGCGCTCGATATCCTGGGGCAGACCGGCGTCAGCCTCACCACCGAGGCCAATGGCCTGCGCGTCCAGCGCAACGGCAATGGCATTGCCCCGGTCGATGTCGACACCGACCCCTTCCCCGGCTTCCCGACCGACCTCCAGGCCCAGTTCATGGCGCTGATGACCATGTCCGAAGGCACCAGCCACATTCGCGAAACCATCTTCGAAAACCGCTACATGCATGTCGCCGAACTCGCCCGCTTCGGCGCCGAGATTTCGGTTGATGGGCAGTTGGCGACCATCCACGGCAAGTCCCAGCTCAAGGGCGCCCAGGTCATGGCCACCGATCTGCGCGCTTCGGTCTCGCTGGTCATCGCCGGCCTCGCCGCCAAGGGCGAAACCGTGGTCAACCGCATCTACCACCTCGACCGCGGCTTCGAACGCCTCGAGGAAAAGCTGGGCCGCTGCGGCGCCGAGATCGAGCGGCTTGCGGGCTAG
- a CDS encoding site-specific integrase, producing MVLSMPRPYKHKATGVYWYRQRVPAHVMSVAKGQTVSVIVSGTVLRRTVGEALVVTLATKEPAEAKLRASAVQSQFDAIWIAFAKPPERLTLKEIVALAGEAFRGFQAFEDNPGDPEKWRDVVEANAAAFRGDPLYIGSASEKRMLSFVARFGPFVDAVLRTHQKRVDGHTYGLLLEHFGKALTDAANLLLKRAEGDFSPDDRGKKYPAVIRKSANRKSSDRGLTFDMLIDHKQKTQTRSARTFATYRNKVSDFARFIGHDDARQVTKDDVRRWRDDLIERGLARKTINDQYLAALKSVLAHGVKEFDLVANVAGTIRDERNDPAPKGSKDYTAEQARTILAATFRGVRKDVALPYRRAIFWAPWICAYTGLRVSEVTQLQGTSVLWEGGIPYLMIRPEDGGTKGGNAWTVGIHQHLIDLGLLDMFKAVGSGPAFYTPYPPGEDLSKVLNHRSKDAAERVAEWVRDEVGIVPPGGRPNHAWRHAFTTASRDVSMDKETRDYMMGSRSTTDAREGYGGFTPRKITAEINKLPRIDIVETDWRPLVDRVAPLALRGSSPTKRIRKPPNRRKKAPPAPHRGNQRGPTRNCDAK from the coding sequence ATGGTCCTTTCTATGCCGCGCCCGTACAAACACAAAGCCACTGGGGTCTATTGGTATCGCCAGCGCGTTCCTGCCCACGTTATGTCCGTGGCGAAGGGGCAGACCGTCTCGGTCATCGTGAGTGGTACGGTGCTGCGCAGGACGGTCGGGGAGGCGCTAGTGGTCACCCTCGCGACAAAAGAACCTGCCGAAGCGAAGCTCCGGGCTAGTGCGGTGCAGTCCCAGTTCGATGCCATCTGGATTGCTTTTGCCAAGCCTCCAGAGCGTCTTACCCTCAAAGAGATAGTCGCCCTTGCCGGGGAAGCGTTTCGAGGTTTTCAGGCGTTCGAGGATAATCCTGGGGACCCTGAAAAGTGGCGGGACGTGGTCGAGGCCAATGCCGCTGCTTTCAGAGGCGACCCGCTGTACATCGGTTCAGCCAGCGAAAAACGTATGCTCTCTTTCGTTGCCCGCTTCGGCCCATTCGTTGACGCCGTCTTGCGGACGCACCAGAAGCGCGTGGACGGCCACACGTATGGATTGTTGCTGGAACACTTCGGCAAGGCACTGACTGATGCCGCCAACCTACTTCTCAAGAGAGCGGAGGGGGATTTCAGCCCGGATGACCGAGGCAAGAAATACCCTGCCGTGATCCGGAAATCTGCGAACCGGAAGTCGTCGGACCGCGGCCTGACGTTCGACATGCTCATCGACCACAAGCAGAAGACACAGACGCGCAGCGCCCGAACTTTTGCTACCTACCGCAACAAGGTTTCCGACTTCGCCCGCTTCATCGGTCATGACGACGCGCGGCAAGTGACGAAAGATGACGTGCGCAGGTGGCGGGATGACCTTATCGAGCGTGGTCTAGCAAGGAAGACTATCAACGATCAGTACCTCGCCGCTCTGAAATCCGTTTTGGCGCACGGCGTGAAAGAGTTCGACCTAGTAGCAAACGTGGCGGGCACGATCAGAGATGAGAGAAACGACCCGGCACCTAAGGGCTCTAAGGATTACACGGCGGAGCAAGCTCGGACCATTCTTGCCGCGACTTTCAGGGGTGTCCGAAAGGACGTGGCGCTCCCCTATCGTCGTGCCATCTTCTGGGCACCATGGATTTGTGCCTATACCGGGCTTCGGGTCAGCGAGGTCACGCAGTTACAGGGGACCAGCGTATTGTGGGAAGGGGGCATCCCCTATCTGATGATCAGGCCAGAAGATGGGGGAACCAAAGGCGGGAATGCTTGGACGGTGGGCATCCACCAACACCTCATAGACCTTGGATTGCTGGACATGTTCAAGGCCGTGGGGAGCGGTCCAGCATTCTACACTCCCTATCCACCGGGCGAGGACTTATCCAAGGTCCTAAACCATCGGTCCAAGGACGCCGCCGAACGAGTGGCAGAATGGGTGCGCGATGAGGTCGGTATCGTACCTCCCGGCGGGCGACCAAACCATGCTTGGAGGCACGCTTTCACGACTGCATCTCGCGACGTTTCCATGGACAAGGAAACACGCGACTACATGATGGGCAGTCGATCCACCACTGACGCACGTGAGGGTTATGGCGGCTTCACACCAAGAAAAATAACGGCCGAAATCAACAAGCTCCCCCGCATTGACATAGTGGAAACCGACTGGCGACCGTTGGTAGACCGTGTCGCCCCTCTCGCTCTACGCGGCTCTTCGCCAACGAAGCGCATCCGCAAACCACCGAATAGACGCAAAAAGGCCCCGCCAGCGCCCCATAGGGGAAACCAGCGAGGGCCTACCAGGAATTGTGATGCCAAATGA
- a CDS encoding PD-(D/E)XK nuclease family protein, whose translation MKHDDLEELFVNNQDLHRLGTYLNRFNPIKTMRMQSMEIRHSAILAWLLDPRETHGLEDKFLRAFLSEAMRGQSHLGSPSALEISQADLRDAEVRREWQNIDIFVLLPRLKWAFIIENKFNSTQHEGQLSKYAERVKSIFEPQEGILKVRGVFLTLHDEEPADDGYVPILYASICEILPDVLEANSETLRTDVAMFVGHYLEVIREATGMSSERDEMEALARQLYRSHRKVLDFIMEHGARTDFILAVESVFGEQLTYHNEFQVGDQWFVYSYHNHFQASFLPKLWVDGFDQELTWEGCDGWWAEYPLICWFQLNEDMDAGSGSLSLIAEVGPAAPFEFRSALVASIRDAAAQNHPKLVGFQKGAANEGKKFSKFLRSNDIHIADIQNAEEIDRAMRALLVKFKGVFEMVGELLPQFRKYGVVPNTR comes from the coding sequence ATGAAGCACGATGACCTCGAAGAACTTTTCGTCAACAATCAGGATCTTCATCGACTTGGCACATACCTAAACCGGTTCAATCCAATCAAGACCATGCGGATGCAGAGCATGGAAATCCGGCATTCCGCTATTCTGGCTTGGCTACTGGACCCCCGTGAGACCCACGGCCTCGAGGACAAGTTCCTTCGCGCCTTTCTTAGCGAGGCGATGCGCGGTCAAAGCCACTTGGGCAGTCCCAGCGCCTTGGAGATTTCACAAGCGGACCTAAGGGATGCAGAGGTTCGACGTGAATGGCAGAACATCGACATTTTCGTTCTTCTGCCACGGCTCAAGTGGGCGTTCATCATCGAGAATAAGTTCAATAGCACCCAGCACGAAGGCCAGCTTTCTAAGTACGCCGAGCGTGTGAAGTCGATCTTCGAGCCGCAGGAGGGGATACTCAAGGTTCGGGGCGTTTTCTTAACGTTGCACGACGAGGAACCGGCCGACGACGGTTATGTGCCCATCCTTTATGCGTCGATTTGCGAAATTCTACCTGACGTGTTGGAGGCAAATTCCGAAACACTACGCACCGACGTTGCGATGTTCGTCGGGCACTATTTGGAAGTTATTCGAGAGGCTACGGGCATGAGCAGCGAACGGGATGAAATGGAGGCTTTGGCGCGCCAGCTATATCGCTCCCATCGGAAGGTACTCGATTTCATCATGGAGCATGGTGCGAGGACCGATTTCATACTGGCCGTCGAAAGTGTCTTCGGCGAGCAGTTGACCTACCACAACGAGTTTCAGGTTGGGGATCAGTGGTTTGTGTACAGCTATCACAATCACTTTCAGGCAAGTTTCCTACCGAAACTGTGGGTGGATGGCTTTGACCAAGAACTAACCTGGGAGGGTTGTGACGGCTGGTGGGCAGAATATCCCCTGATCTGCTGGTTCCAACTGAACGAGGACATGGACGCGGGCTCGGGCAGCTTGTCACTGATTGCCGAGGTCGGACCTGCCGCACCTTTCGAGTTCCGTAGTGCCCTTGTCGCCAGCATTCGGGATGCAGCGGCCCAGAACCACCCCAAGTTGGTTGGATTTCAGAAGGGTGCTGCCAACGAAGGCAAAAAGTTCTCGAAATTCCTGCGAAGCAACGACATTCACATTGCCGACATTCAAAACGCCGAGGAGATCGACCGGGCTATGAGGGCGCTGCTGGTCAAGTTCAAAGGCGTGTTCGAAATGGTTGGCGAGTTGCTGCCCCAATTTAGGAAATACGGGGTCGTTCCGAATACCCGATAG
- the rnhA gene encoding ribonuclease HI has product MSASDNGIAMPPSYTDYSIHTDGACSGNPGPGGWGAIIIHWDGSNPAHRQEHCGGLPATTNNQMELTAAIHGIGLLATSEGFDPALPIKVHSDSEYVVLGMSTRLEKWKANGWRTSDKKPVKNRELWEKLDQTVQGLDIEWLWTKGHAGNLLNERADALAREGMDPFLAAA; this is encoded by the coding sequence ATGAGCGCGTCTGACAACGGCATTGCTATGCCACCGAGTTACACCGACTACTCCATCCACACGGACGGTGCTTGCTCCGGCAATCCCGGCCCCGGAGGCTGGGGAGCAATCATCATCCACTGGGACGGCAGCAATCCAGCCCATCGGCAGGAGCATTGCGGAGGTCTCCCTGCCACCACCAATAACCAGATGGAGCTTACCGCTGCCATCCACGGAATTGGTCTCCTCGCGACCAGCGAGGGTTTCGACCCAGCATTGCCAATCAAGGTCCACAGCGACAGCGAATATGTCGTACTCGGCATGTCCACGCGGCTGGAGAAATGGAAAGCCAACGGCTGGCGAACCAGCGACAAAAAGCCGGTCAAGAACCGAGAGCTATGGGAGAAGCTGGACCAGACGGTTCAGGGGCTCGATATCGAATGGCTTTGGACCAAAGGCCACGCTGGCAACCTTCTAAACGAGCGGGCGGATGCACTGGCGCGAGAGGGCATGGACCCGTTCTTGGCAGCGGCATAG
- a CDS encoding helix-turn-helix transcriptional regulator yields the protein MEYHQDQLDRATGEVLRVSIGDWITLTELGNLKGVGPRRVRALLVELGFLVSEGHSRNLRLRLADWVTERGWGKRQRSYRGTPFDVIGPEGRAWIEERWDDAVGEFSELSTQGQTARDHLAAFRELRKNPDMPVQEQVCWLVYHYPGLSQTEKARIIGVTQQVVSKFEGIRRRQLDKLIAQRNAILAPIGSRLHHHD from the coding sequence ATGGAGTACCACCAAGACCAACTCGACAGGGCTACGGGGGAAGTCCTCCGGGTCAGCATAGGCGATTGGATCACCCTGACCGAACTCGGCAATCTGAAAGGCGTCGGTCCTCGGCGGGTCCGCGCCCTCCTTGTCGAACTCGGTTTTCTTGTCTCCGAGGGCCACAGCCGTAATCTCCGTCTCCGGCTCGCTGATTGGGTGACAGAGCGCGGATGGGGAAAGCGGCAACGCTCATACCGTGGCACGCCGTTCGACGTGATCGGTCCAGAAGGTCGTGCTTGGATTGAGGAGCGGTGGGACGACGCTGTAGGTGAGTTCTCCGAACTGTCCACCCAAGGGCAAACCGCACGGGACCATCTGGCCGCCTTTCGGGAACTGCGGAAGAACCCCGACATGCCAGTACAGGAGCAAGTCTGCTGGCTGGTCTATCACTACCCCGGCCTCTCACAGACCGAGAAGGCAAGGATCATCGGGGTGACCCAGCAGGTCGTGAGCAAGTTCGAGGGTATTCGCCGTCGTCAGCTAGACAAGCTCATCGCTCAACGTAATGCCATTCTGGCACCTATCGGGTCTCGTCTACATCACCATGATTAG
- a CDS encoding site-specific integrase, which yields MARHRGKLWQADIRTADGIRLRPTFKTESAAMAWEKAARAAVVEGRPLPPANNTSRGTGSRDLTLLGKLFDHVSRTEWATMKAATTLIRNGQVCMDHFGRNKAVATITSADIADFRVTLAESGLAQPTINRKCSALSKMLNVAWEAGALDAVPKFRWTREEQTKFRYMDDIEERAVLAFHKAQGWDDLHDLTILLVDTGARCFSEMLPVRWDAFGPHLASVTFWHTKSGKPRTVPLTKRAREIVKARRITHGPLNGPFSGLNKNTMRSRWDAMRATTGLADLTPHTMRHTCCTRLVLGGVDIKRVMQWMGHDAIATTMRYMQVRPTDLEDVLRVLEGSGAGAA from the coding sequence ATGGCAAGACACCGAGGCAAGCTCTGGCAAGCTGATATTCGCACTGCTGATGGCATCCGGCTCCGCCCAACCTTCAAGACCGAGAGCGCCGCAATGGCGTGGGAGAAGGCGGCGAGGGCGGCAGTAGTGGAAGGCAGACCGCTCCCGCCAGCCAATAACACCAGCCGGGGCACGGGGTCTCGCGACCTGACGCTCCTCGGCAAACTGTTCGACCACGTATCGCGCACCGAATGGGCAACCATGAAGGCTGCTACAACGCTCATCCGCAACGGGCAGGTGTGTATGGATCATTTCGGGCGGAACAAGGCTGTTGCCACAATCACGTCAGCGGACATTGCCGACTTCCGGGTCACTCTCGCGGAAAGTGGATTGGCCCAGCCAACCATCAACCGGAAATGCTCTGCGCTCTCCAAGATGCTGAACGTCGCCTGGGAAGCTGGAGCCTTGGACGCCGTGCCCAAGTTCCGGTGGACGCGGGAGGAGCAAACCAAATTCAGGTACATGGACGATATCGAGGAGCGGGCCGTTCTCGCTTTCCACAAGGCGCAGGGCTGGGACGACCTCCACGACCTGACGATCCTTCTGGTGGACACGGGGGCGCGGTGCTTCTCGGAAATGCTGCCCGTGCGCTGGGACGCCTTCGGCCCGCACCTCGCCAGCGTAACCTTCTGGCACACCAAGAGCGGCAAGCCGCGAACGGTGCCGCTGACCAAGCGGGCTCGTGAGATCGTCAAGGCTCGTCGTATAACCCACGGCCCTCTGAACGGCCCCTTCTCGGGGCTGAACAAGAACACCATGCGCTCTCGCTGGGACGCTATGCGAGCAACGACAGGGCTGGCCGATCTAACGCCGCACACCATGCGCCACACGTGTTGCACGAGACTGGTATTGGGCGGCGTCGATATCAAGCGGGTCATGCAGTGGATGGGCCACGACGCGATTGCCACCACCATGCGCTACATGCAGGTCCGTCCGACCGACTTGGAGGACGTTCTTCGGGTCTTGGAGGGGAGCGGGGCAGGGGCGGCATAG
- a CDS encoding recombinase family protein produces MRQYVTYTRVSTDEQGRSGLGLEAQQRDIDIFLHQFSEVPYEVVGAFQDMLSGATEDRPELQKALRLVRETGAELLVAKLDRLSRKVSFISGLMEDPKVRLRVAQMPHADKFQLHIYAALAEQERDFISKRTKAALQAAKARGTKLGGLRDKTMKRNEALRIKTAQDDGRVLKVIAPLQAGGKNLSQIAALLNEMTVPTARGGAWTAKQVSRIVDRANNGAAQ; encoded by the coding sequence ATGAGGCAGTACGTCACCTACACGCGGGTAAGCACTGATGAACAGGGCCGCTCCGGTCTTGGTCTTGAGGCGCAGCAGCGGGATATCGACATATTCCTCCACCAGTTCTCGGAAGTGCCGTATGAGGTCGTCGGGGCATTCCAAGATATGCTCTCTGGTGCCACCGAGGATCGCCCCGAGCTACAGAAGGCGCTCCGGCTGGTTCGCGAGACCGGCGCTGAATTGTTGGTAGCAAAGCTCGACCGACTTAGCCGCAAGGTATCGTTCATATCCGGGCTGATGGAGGACCCCAAGGTGCGCCTACGGGTTGCCCAGATGCCCCACGCCGACAAGTTCCAATTGCATATTTATGCGGCTCTGGCCGAGCAGGAACGGGATTTCATATCGAAGCGCACCAAGGCGGCGCTACAGGCCGCGAAGGCACGAGGCACCAAGCTAGGGGGATTGCGAGACAAGACCATGAAGCGGAACGAGGCGCTACGGATCAAGACTGCTCAAGACGATGGGCGCGTATTGAAAGTGATTGCCCCGCTACAGGCCGGGGGGAAGAACCTTTCCCAGATTGCGGCGCTTCTCAATGAAATGACGGTGCCAACTGCTAGGGGCGGCGCTTGGACGGCAAAGCAGGTCTCGCGCATTGTGGACCGCGCGAACAATGGAGCCGCACAATGA